The Sedimentisphaera salicampi genome includes a region encoding these proteins:
- the tssF gene encoding type VI secretion system baseplate subunit TssF, producing MNKSFLETYEEELNYIRKDGSRFSKEYPSLAQKLGTIEEDGLCSDPFVERLLEGFAFLSARVQHRMNKNFDVFAQSILQTVNPFIIKPVPASTVAEFTPDYSSDGLDAGFRIPKNTSLLTDYTKASSNRCEFRTTEDTVLWPFNVAEVDYVVREIDSLNLPDSAIKKNLGSAAKVTLQMGIDVGFETLPLESLKFYLGGNLSVSMKLMEMFLTDSNGVVVRNKGEKSGIYLPCKCLRPSGFDDENKLFPYDKRVFSGYRLLQEYFTLLEKFMFIEVFGLSEAFSLVKGKELEMVFLFGSRNYLKENSVSSSNFKLYCAPAVNLFPKKADRINVGFRKPYIHILPERMRPRDFEIYDLLEIKGYKKGSSEPIEFLPYSYGAAESEQTDFVRYYSSLRSKEKFPLKRKGVTKNPGYKGSEVYIHLVDSANLPWDEEMTQLGAKALCSNRDLPFFLNSSGAGIEFSTLEVCPATKIKCASRVSMPCEFNAAGDVSWLAVNFLTTNYLSFNDTSGGEASKSLRELLGLYNSLCGKKLDKHVEGLEDIRIKSIVRRFIVENRPVFLRGIEVEIVFLPECYKGSGFFLLGLVLANFMARYVSLNSFIETALVNKKNDERVKCAVVSGQRKVI from the coding sequence TTGAATAAAAGTTTCTTAGAAACATACGAAGAAGAACTCAACTATATTCGAAAAGACGGCAGCCGTTTTTCAAAGGAATACCCCTCGTTAGCTCAGAAGCTGGGTACTATAGAAGAAGACGGTTTGTGCAGTGATCCGTTTGTAGAGAGGCTCCTTGAAGGATTTGCCTTTCTTTCTGCGAGAGTTCAGCACAGGATGAATAAAAATTTCGATGTGTTTGCCCAGTCGATCCTGCAAACGGTAAACCCATTTATTATTAAGCCTGTACCTGCATCGACTGTGGCTGAGTTTACCCCTGATTATTCAAGCGATGGTTTGGATGCTGGTTTTAGAATTCCAAAAAATACAAGCCTGCTTACTGATTACACAAAGGCCAGCAGCAACCGCTGCGAATTTAGGACAACAGAAGATACGGTGTTGTGGCCGTTTAATGTTGCAGAAGTTGATTATGTTGTCAGAGAGATTGACAGTTTGAATCTGCCGGATTCTGCAATTAAAAAGAATCTTGGTTCCGCTGCCAAAGTTACATTACAGATGGGTATAGATGTTGGATTTGAAACCCTTCCGCTTGAAAGTCTTAAGTTTTACCTTGGCGGTAACTTAAGCGTTTCAATGAAATTAATGGAAATGTTCCTGACCGACAGTAACGGTGTTGTAGTAAGAAATAAAGGTGAAAAATCCGGCATCTATTTGCCCTGCAAATGTCTGAGACCAAGCGGTTTTGATGATGAAAACAAACTTTTCCCTTATGACAAGAGGGTTTTCAGCGGCTACAGGCTCCTTCAGGAATATTTCACTCTGTTAGAGAAATTTATGTTTATAGAGGTATTCGGCCTCTCCGAAGCTTTCAGCCTCGTTAAGGGCAAAGAGCTTGAAATGGTTTTTCTGTTTGGCAGCAGAAATTATTTGAAAGAAAACTCAGTGAGTTCGAGCAATTTCAAGCTTTACTGCGCCCCTGCGGTAAATCTTTTCCCTAAGAAAGCAGACAGGATTAACGTCGGCTTTAGAAAGCCTTACATTCATATTCTTCCGGAAAGAATGAGGCCTCGAGATTTTGAGATTTATGATTTACTTGAAATAAAAGGCTACAAAAAAGGTTCGTCTGAGCCAATAGAATTCCTGCCTTACAGCTATGGTGCAGCAGAATCAGAGCAAACAGATTTTGTAAGGTATTACAGCAGCCTGAGAAGTAAGGAGAAATTCCCATTAAAACGCAAGGGGGTTACCAAAAACCCGGGTTATAAAGGCAGTGAGGTTTATATTCATCTCGTGGATTCTGCCAATCTGCCGTGGGATGAAGAGATGACCCAGCTTGGCGCAAAGGCATTATGCAGCAACAGAGATTTGCCTTTCTTCCTGAATTCCTCAGGAGCAGGGATAGAATTTTCCACCCTCGAGGTTTGCCCTGCCACTAAAATAAAATGCGCATCAAGAGTTTCCATGCCCTGTGAATTCAATGCTGCCGGAGATGTTTCCTGGTTAGCGGTTAATTTTCTAACAACCAATTATCTCAGTTTTAATGATACTTCAGGAGGAGAGGCCTCAAAGTCGCTCAGAGAGCTTCTGGGGCTTTACAATTCCCTCTGCGGCAAAAAGCTTGATAAGCACGTTGAAGGGCTTGAAGATATTAGAATCAAATCAATTGTAAGACGTTTTATTGTAGAAAACAGACCAGTCTTTCTTAGAGGCATTGAAGTTGAAATAGTCTTTCTGCCGGAGTGTTATAAAGGTTCAGGATTTTTCCTGCTTGGGTTGGTTCTGGCCAATTTTATGGCAAGATACGTTTCGCTGAATTCCTTTATTGAAACCGCTTTAGTTAATAAAAAGAACGATGAGAGAGTGAAATGTGCGGTCGTGAGCGGACAGAGAAAAGTTATATAA
- the tssA gene encoding type VI secretion system protein TssA, with protein sequence MDLVGLDSLLKLDFGEIGPGEDISESIDYMKLESLFERSEETMFEESDKSEPDWGWVNSQCYELLTKSRNIWVAVFLSYSLGKTDGIEGLTAGLKYVKNCLSELWPDLYPRLDEEDNNDPYERVNALSIISPEPGLSFGVIDFSKLVSSFKISQSKQIGSYSYQDYKDSINSSNDDAEESAGGQKTSLIEASFKDTSDEILSEKVDHFREVKNCLSEIAQIFSEKTSGEHSVDFSRLISLTDEIASFTLQFCSSREEIEENVSQDSHDFPNSINNTVSPGFSGKISSHKEALDMLREISRYFRENEPSSPVPLILQRAEELVSKDFNEIMQDICPDAIRQMDWLIRDGQA encoded by the coding sequence ATGGATCTGGTTGGCTTAGACAGTTTATTAAAGTTGGACTTCGGAGAAATTGGTCCGGGGGAAGATATTTCCGAGTCGATTGATTATATGAAGCTGGAAAGTCTTTTCGAACGGTCTGAAGAGACAATGTTTGAAGAGTCTGACAAGAGCGAGCCTGACTGGGGCTGGGTAAACTCTCAATGTTACGAGCTTCTTACGAAGTCCCGCAATATTTGGGTTGCTGTTTTCCTTTCTTATTCCTTGGGCAAAACCGATGGAATAGAAGGTTTAACAGCGGGCCTGAAGTATGTTAAAAATTGTCTCAGCGAGCTTTGGCCGGATTTATACCCGAGACTGGACGAAGAAGACAACAACGATCCTTACGAGCGGGTAAATGCGTTGAGTATAATATCCCCTGAGCCTGGCCTTTCCTTTGGAGTGATTGATTTTTCAAAACTTGTTTCGAGCTTTAAGATTTCACAGTCTAAACAGATTGGCTCTTATTCATATCAGGACTATAAGGATTCTATAAATTCATCAAATGACGATGCTGAAGAGTCTGCCGGCGGGCAGAAAACATCTCTGATAGAGGCATCTTTCAAAGACACTTCCGACGAAATCCTTTCTGAAAAGGTTGACCATTTCAGGGAAGTTAAAAACTGCCTTTCAGAAATAGCTCAGATATTTTCTGAGAAAACCTCAGGAGAACATTCAGTTGATTTTTCAAGACTGATTTCTCTGACAGACGAGATTGCATCTTTTACACTTCAGTTTTGCAGCTCTCGGGAGGAGATCGAAGAAAACGTTTCTCAGGATTCGCATGATTTCCCGAACAGTATCAATAATACTGTATCTCCCGGCTTCAGCGGCAAAATCAGCAGTCATAAAGAAGCTTTGGATATGCTAAGGGAAATAAGCAGATATTTCAGGGAGAACGAGCCTTCCAGTCCAGTACCTTTAATACTACAGAGAGCAGAGGAGCTGGTTTCCAAAGATTTTAATGAAATTATGCAAGATATTTGTCCAGATGCGATAAGGCAGATGGATTGGCTTATAAGAGATGGACAGGCGTGA
- a CDS encoding Hcp family type VI secretion system effector, which produces MAFDSFLKIDGIPGESTDDNHADWIELSAFEHEIEQSSAGSTSTGGARTAGRCDHGDFVVTKNIDKATPKLFLNCCNGTHIPQIVLHLCRETGAKQKYMEYVFKDVIISKVETIRKSEESLPAEKISFNYANIELIYTETDHNTGKAKGDIKSYWDLSKNVGG; this is translated from the coding sequence ATGGCTTTCGACAGTTTTCTAAAAATTGATGGGATTCCGGGGGAATCTACTGATGACAACCACGCAGATTGGATAGAGCTCAGTGCTTTCGAGCATGAAATAGAGCAGTCCTCTGCAGGTTCAACCAGTACAGGCGGAGCGAGAACCGCCGGCCGCTGCGACCACGGGGATTTTGTTGTTACTAAGAATATAGATAAGGCTACACCTAAGCTTTTTCTAAATTGCTGTAACGGAACTCATATCCCGCAAATCGTTCTCCATCTCTGCAGAGAGACAGGAGCGAAGCAGAAGTATATGGAGTATGTTTTCAAAGATGTGATTATCTCAAAGGTTGAGACAATAAGAAAAAGTGAAGAATCTCTACCCGCTGAGAAGATCAGTTTTAATTATGCAAATATTGAGCTGATCTATACCGAAACAGATCATAACACTGGGAAAGCTAAGGGTGATATCAAGTCTTACTGGGACTTATCCAAGAACGTTGGCGGTTGA
- a CDS encoding glycoside hydrolase family 2 TIM barrel-domain containing protein, translating into MRRFIISAVILSFCMAGFAAEDWQNQKVFSVNKEKPHSIMTPFKNRYEAMYMSPEKAMYTKSLNGLWRFNWAGNPSERPENFYKLAYDVSGWDFIKVPSNWQLEGYGTPLYSNVTYPFKKNPPYVMGEPDKKYTNYENRNPVGSYRRTFTVPKGWQDKKVIVCFDGVDSAFYLWVNGEKIGYSQGSRTPAEFDITKHLEAGENVIAAEVYRYCDGSYIEDQDFWRLSGIFRDVKIYALPLVHISDFWAKPDLCEEYKDAKLNVNVDVANELGRKAEKATVSPMLFDEEGQMVWSASLTIEDITKNGTSFNFTGELENPKKWTAETPNLYNLIIELEDEKGEVLQAVRCNVGFREIEIKGGQLCVNGQPIYVKGVNRHEHDPHTGHYVSEESMIQDIKLMKQYNINTVRTSHYPNCPQWYDLCDKYGLYVIDEANIESHGMHYGKDSLAKDPSWGPAHMDRIKSMLERTKNHPSVIIWSMGNEAGDGVNFKKASAWIKQRDDSRPVHYEQAHQKPHTDIVCPMYARIHQLKEYAENHSDRPLIMCEYAHAMGNSVGNLQDYWDTIESYDVLQGGSIWDWVDQGLYKETEDGEPFWAYGGDYGDYPNDKNFCCNGLVLPDRKPHPHVFEVKKVYQNIKVKEKDADKGIFTVHNKYCFRNLADFVNAEFAVTEDGKKIAGGEIELKDIPAQSSADIDLPLEKIKMAPAKEYMAKISFKLKSDLSWADKGYEIAWDQFSLKSGSYMAEDSEEFPEIEIAETDDEIHFSSDKFKAVFSKQNGSLTEYTAGGMKVLQGPLEPNFWRVPTDNDGGCNAGGSKMPERLGIWKDAGKNRKLESITYAKLSETKFRVSADWNLPVKNIKLSARYFIYGSGDIIVDANLSRSNQNIPNIPRIGMQVKIKDCLENMTWYGRGPWETYWDRKTGMPIGIHTENVTKPEHEYIRPQENGNKTDVRWAAMTNKSGKGIMVLGMPELSVSAWRYSMQDLADASEEGHPYALPDRDFITLNIDYKQMGVGGDNSWGARTHPEYTLPGGNGYSYRFCIRPFKAAKKFLSSEFDVNSFIKASQALPEGSK; encoded by the coding sequence ATGAGACGGTTTATCATATCCGCAGTTATCCTTTCTTTTTGCATGGCAGGGTTTGCCGCTGAAGACTGGCAGAATCAGAAGGTATTCTCGGTAAACAAAGAAAAGCCCCATTCCATAATGACCCCATTCAAAAACCGCTATGAGGCGATGTATATGAGCCCGGAAAAGGCCATGTACACCAAATCTCTCAACGGGCTATGGAGGTTCAACTGGGCGGGCAATCCATCAGAGCGTCCTGAAAATTTCTACAAGCTGGCCTACGATGTAAGCGGCTGGGATTTTATCAAAGTGCCTTCAAACTGGCAGCTTGAGGGCTACGGAACGCCCCTCTATTCAAACGTAACATATCCTTTCAAGAAAAACCCGCCATACGTGATGGGAGAGCCGGACAAGAAATACACAAATTACGAAAACAGAAACCCCGTAGGCTCATACAGAAGAACCTTTACAGTACCCAAGGGCTGGCAGGACAAAAAAGTAATTGTCTGCTTCGACGGCGTAGATTCAGCGTTCTACCTCTGGGTAAACGGCGAAAAAATAGGCTACAGCCAAGGGAGCAGAACCCCTGCCGAGTTCGACATCACCAAACACCTTGAGGCAGGCGAAAACGTGATCGCCGCTGAGGTGTACCGCTACTGCGACGGGTCATACATTGAGGACCAAGACTTCTGGCGTTTGAGCGGAATCTTCCGCGATGTAAAGATTTATGCCCTTCCGTTGGTGCATATCAGCGATTTCTGGGCAAAGCCCGATCTCTGCGAGGAATACAAAGACGCAAAGCTTAATGTAAACGTTGATGTGGCAAATGAGCTGGGCAGAAAGGCCGAAAAAGCCACAGTAAGCCCTATGCTTTTCGATGAAGAGGGGCAGATGGTTTGGTCTGCAAGCCTGACAATAGAAGATATTACCAAAAACGGCACATCATTCAATTTCACAGGCGAGCTGGAAAATCCGAAGAAATGGACAGCCGAAACGCCAAACCTCTACAATCTGATAATTGAGCTGGAAGACGAAAAGGGCGAGGTATTACAAGCTGTTCGCTGCAACGTGGGCTTCCGCGAGATTGAAATCAAGGGCGGCCAGCTCTGCGTGAACGGTCAGCCGATATACGTTAAAGGGGTAAACCGCCACGAACACGACCCGCATACAGGCCATTACGTGAGCGAAGAATCTATGATTCAGGACATAAAGCTCATGAAGCAGTACAATATCAACACAGTGCGCACAAGCCACTACCCCAACTGCCCGCAGTGGTACGACCTATGCGACAAGTACGGACTGTATGTGATTGATGAGGCGAATATCGAATCACACGGTATGCACTACGGGAAAGACTCCCTCGCAAAAGACCCAAGCTGGGGGCCGGCGCACATGGACAGAATTAAGAGTATGTTAGAGCGCACTAAGAACCATCCGAGCGTCATTATATGGTCTATGGGCAACGAAGCCGGAGACGGAGTAAACTTCAAGAAGGCAAGCGCATGGATTAAGCAGAGGGATGATTCAAGGCCGGTACATTACGAACAGGCGCATCAAAAGCCGCATACAGATATCGTTTGCCCGATGTATGCAAGAATCCACCAGCTTAAAGAATACGCAGAAAACCACAGCGACCGCCCTCTAATTATGTGCGAATATGCACATGCCATGGGCAACAGCGTTGGAAACCTACAGGACTACTGGGATACAATAGAGAGCTACGATGTGCTTCAGGGCGGGTCAATCTGGGACTGGGTTGACCAGGGGCTGTACAAAGAAACCGAAGACGGCGAGCCTTTCTGGGCATACGGCGGAGACTACGGAGATTACCCCAACGACAAAAACTTCTGCTGCAACGGGCTTGTACTCCCGGACAGAAAGCCTCATCCGCATGTATTCGAGGTAAAGAAGGTTTATCAGAATATCAAAGTTAAAGAAAAGGATGCTGATAAAGGCATTTTTACTGTTCACAACAAATACTGCTTCCGCAACCTCGCTGATTTTGTAAACGCTGAATTCGCAGTAACCGAAGACGGCAAAAAAATTGCCGGCGGCGAAATCGAACTTAAAGACATCCCCGCTCAAAGCAGCGCCGATATAGACCTGCCGCTTGAGAAAATCAAAATGGCTCCGGCTAAGGAATATATGGCTAAAATCAGCTTCAAGCTCAAATCTGATTTAAGCTGGGCTGATAAGGGCTATGAAATCGCATGGGATCAATTCAGTCTGAAGAGCGGGAGCTATATGGCAGAAGATTCTGAAGAATTTCCAGAAATTGAAATCGCAGAAACAGATGACGAGATTCACTTCTCCTCAGATAAATTCAAGGCGGTATTCTCCAAGCAAAACGGGTCTCTCACCGAATACACAGCAGGCGGAATGAAAGTTCTCCAAGGCCCGCTTGAGCCGAATTTCTGGAGAGTGCCCACAGATAACGACGGCGGCTGCAACGCAGGCGGAAGCAAAATGCCCGAAAGGCTTGGAATATGGAAAGACGCCGGGAAGAACCGCAAGCTTGAGTCTATAACATACGCCAAACTCTCAGAGACAAAGTTCAGAGTGTCTGCGGACTGGAATCTGCCTGTGAAGAATATCAAGCTCTCAGCAAGATACTTCATCTACGGCAGCGGCGATATCATCGTTGATGCAAACCTCTCACGCAGCAATCAGAACATTCCGAATATACCGAGAATCGGTATGCAGGTGAAAATCAAAGACTGCCTCGAGAATATGACGTGGTACGGACGCGGCCCTTGGGAGACCTACTGGGACAGAAAAACCGGTATGCCAATCGGAATACATACCGAAAATGTTACCAAGCCCGAACACGAATATATACGTCCGCAGGAAAACGGCAACAAGACTGATGTTCGCTGGGCTGCTATGACAAACAAAAGCGGCAAGGGAATAATGGTGCTTGGAATGCCCGAGCTGAGCGTGAGCGCTTGGCGGTATTCAATGCAGGACCTTGCAGATGCCTCCGAAGAAGGCCATCCGTACGCCCTGCCGGACAGAGACTTCATCACGCTGAATATTGACTACAAGCAGATGGGCGTTGGCGGAGATAACAGCTGGGGCGCAAGAACCCATCCGGAATATACACTTCCGGGCGGAAACGGATATTCATACCGCTTCTGCATAAGACCTTTCAAGGCAGCAAAGAAGTTCCTCAGCAGCGAATTTGATGTTAATTCGTTCATCAAGGCTTCCCAAGCTCTGCCGGAAGGAAGCAAATAA
- the tssC gene encoding type VI secretion system contractile sheath large subunit gives MAEQAENQEKQLQQEAQGVELNEFEALLQKNFKPKSDEMSSAVKNAVQTLAQQALEETSLISDDAIDTIEKIIAVIDEKISHQVNQIMHHPDFQELESTWRGLSYLVNNTETDESLKIRVLNLPKNEAAKQVKKYKGVSWDQSPLFKKIYEEEFGSPGGEPYGCLVADYMFDHTPSNLNLLQGMAKIASAAHAPMLTSPSPSLLNMDSWQELSNPRDLTKIFQTGDYASWRSFRDSEDSRYVCMAMPRFLSRLPYGADTNPVEEFAFEEDTDGKDHSKYLWSNAAYAMATNITRAFKNYGWCSKIRGVESGGIVEELPCHTFPTDDGGVDMKCPTEIAITDRREAELSKNGFMSLCHWKNQDYAAFIGAQTLHKPAEYDDPDATANDNLASRLPYLFAVCRFAHYLKTIVRDKIGSFKEREDMQNWLNDWITKYVCTDPNASEEVKAQYPLASAEVKVEDIEGNPGYYSAKFYLRPHYQLEGLSTSLRLVSKLPSAKNS, from the coding sequence ATGGCAGAGCAAGCAGAAAATCAGGAAAAACAGTTGCAGCAGGAAGCTCAGGGCGTTGAGCTTAATGAATTTGAAGCCCTGCTTCAGAAAAACTTCAAACCTAAATCAGATGAGATGAGTTCTGCTGTAAAAAATGCAGTTCAGACTCTCGCTCAGCAGGCTTTAGAAGAAACAAGCCTTATTTCAGATGATGCAATAGACACCATTGAAAAGATAATCGCTGTGATAGATGAGAAAATATCTCATCAGGTAAATCAGATTATGCACCACCCCGACTTTCAGGAACTCGAGAGCACTTGGCGCGGGCTTTCATATCTGGTGAATAATACTGAGACAGATGAAAGCCTTAAGATCAGGGTTCTGAATCTTCCCAAAAACGAAGCGGCCAAACAGGTTAAGAAATACAAGGGTGTAAGCTGGGATCAGAGCCCTCTTTTTAAGAAGATTTATGAAGAGGAATTTGGTTCTCCCGGCGGCGAGCCTTACGGCTGCCTTGTGGCGGATTATATGTTCGACCACACCCCTTCTAATCTTAATCTGCTTCAGGGAATGGCTAAAATCGCAAGTGCTGCCCATGCCCCTATGCTTACTTCGCCCTCGCCTTCGCTGCTAAATATGGACAGTTGGCAGGAGCTCAGTAATCCGCGGGATCTTACTAAGATATTCCAGACAGGGGATTACGCTTCTTGGAGGTCTTTCCGTGATTCTGAAGACTCGAGATATGTATGTATGGCGATGCCGAGATTTTTAAGCCGGCTTCCTTACGGAGCAGACACAAATCCTGTAGAGGAGTTTGCCTTTGAAGAAGATACAGACGGGAAAGACCACTCCAAGTATCTATGGTCTAATGCTGCTTACGCTATGGCAACAAACATAACAAGGGCTTTCAAGAATTACGGCTGGTGCTCAAAGATTCGCGGTGTTGAAAGCGGAGGGATTGTTGAAGAGCTGCCATGCCATACATTCCCCACAGACGACGGCGGGGTTGATATGAAATGCCCTACGGAGATTGCAATAACCGACCGCAGGGAAGCAGAGCTTTCAAAGAATGGTTTTATGTCTCTTTGCCACTGGAAAAATCAGGATTATGCCGCCTTCATTGGCGCGCAGACTCTGCACAAGCCCGCAGAATACGACGACCCAGACGCTACAGCTAATGACAATTTAGCTTCAAGGCTGCCTTATCTTTTTGCTGTATGCAGATTTGCCCATTATCTGAAAACGATAGTGAGGGATAAGATCGGCTCATTTAAGGAAAGAGAAGATATGCAGAACTGGCTTAACGACTGGATAACCAAATATGTCTGTACCGACCCAAACGCTTCTGAGGAGGTTAAGGCTCAGTATCCTTTGGCATCCGCTGAAGTGAAAGTTGAAGATATTGAAGGTAATCCGGGTTATTACAGCGCAAAGTTTTACTTAAGGCCGCATTATCAGCTCGAAGGGTTGTCAACATCTCTCAGGTTGGTTTCAAAGCTGCCTTCAGCTAAGAATTCGTAA
- a CDS encoding type VI secretion system accessory protein TagJ: protein MDAETLLKNCEPQLALIEVKKALRKEPSDLSLRFLLFQLLMLLEDWEKAVSQMELISEIDSSKSALNWQYSACINSELLRKEIFEGRKKPLIMGEPSDWIGLLIEAVSDEGESFKLLADSAYSKAQPASGTVNGESFDWIADCDSRLGPVFEIIAHGKYYWVEFDKIAVINVEQVAELKDLVWLNAKIELKNGGELSCVIPSRYPQTVQTQTPELILSRKTEWREILQPYYKGLGQKMFCTDSNEYALFDIEEIVFN from the coding sequence ATGGACGCGGAAACACTGCTCAAAAATTGCGAGCCTCAGCTTGCTTTAATCGAAGTTAAAAAAGCTCTGAGAAAAGAACCCTCGGATTTGTCTCTAAGGTTTTTGCTTTTCCAGCTGTTAATGCTTTTAGAGGACTGGGAAAAAGCTGTATCGCAAATGGAGCTGATATCTGAGATTGACTCTTCGAAATCGGCTCTAAACTGGCAGTATTCCGCGTGCATAAATTCGGAGCTGCTTAGAAAAGAGATTTTCGAAGGCAGGAAGAAACCTCTTATTATGGGCGAGCCTTCTGATTGGATAGGTTTGCTGATTGAAGCTGTCAGTGATGAAGGCGAGTCTTTCAAGCTGTTGGCAGACAGCGCTTATTCAAAAGCCCAGCCCGCTTCCGGAACAGTGAACGGGGAAAGCTTTGACTGGATAGCAGACTGCGATTCAAGGCTCGGTCCTGTTTTTGAAATCATTGCTCACGGGAAGTATTATTGGGTTGAATTCGATAAGATTGCCGTGATCAATGTTGAGCAGGTCGCTGAGCTTAAAGATCTCGTTTGGCTGAACGCTAAAATCGAGCTTAAAAACGGCGGCGAGCTCTCTTGTGTTATACCTTCACGTTATCCTCAAACAGTTCAAACGCAGACACCGGAGCTCATTCTTTCCAGAAAAACAGAGTGGAGAGAGATTTTGCAGCCATACTATAAAGGATTAGGGCAGAAGATGTTCTGCACAGACAGCAATGAGTATGCGCTTTTTGATATAGAGGAAATAGTTTTTAATTAG
- the tssB gene encoding type VI secretion system contractile sheath small subunit, translated as MAENSQKFIARNRAPRVQIEYDLELYGSEKKVNLPFVVGVMADLSGKPEDPLQPLSDRSFVEVDVDNFDQVLKKSKPRAAFSVPNTVTEEGGNMNVELTFESMEDFSPAAIARKVEPLRKLLEARTQLSNLLSYMDGKDDAEAMIADILKDENMLKSLMESKKPAEGAEETEQEAE; from the coding sequence ATGGCAGAAAACAGTCAAAAGTTTATCGCAAGGAACAGGGCACCGAGAGTTCAGATAGAGTACGATCTTGAGCTTTACGGTTCCGAGAAAAAGGTAAATTTGCCTTTTGTGGTTGGGGTAATGGCAGATCTTTCAGGGAAGCCTGAGGACCCTCTACAGCCGCTTTCAGACCGCAGTTTTGTGGAAGTAGATGTGGACAACTTTGACCAGGTGTTGAAGAAGTCTAAGCCCAGAGCTGCATTCTCAGTACCAAATACTGTTACTGAAGAAGGCGGGAATATGAATGTTGAGCTTACTTTTGAGAGCATGGAAGATTTTTCTCCTGCTGCTATTGCTCGAAAAGTTGAGCCGCTTAGAAAACTGCTTGAAGCGCGCACGCAGCTTTCAAATCTGCTCTCATATATGGATGGGAAAGATGATGCCGAGGCAATGATTGCAGATATACTCAAAGATGAAAATATGCTTAAGAGTTTGATGGAATCTAAGAAACCTGCCGAAGGGGCTGAAGAAACTGAACAGGAGGCAGAATAA
- a CDS encoding type VI secretion system baseplate subunit TssE, which produces MSSYRRCVISDIQDLLNSCCRSDDMKGAIKKSVLNYGIDSCVGLINSRESTGYVLESVRQALIDFEPRLVPGSVEVKPVKFDEPDSLREVLLEISAKLKMPDGYEFVNLKARVELETGKYQVQKGMS; this is translated from the coding sequence TTGAGCAGTTACAGAAGGTGTGTAATCAGCGACATACAGGACCTGCTTAATTCTTGCTGCCGCTCCGATGATATGAAGGGCGCGATCAAAAAGTCGGTTCTGAATTATGGAATCGATTCCTGTGTAGGGTTAATCAATTCACGTGAGAGTACCGGTTATGTTCTGGAAAGTGTAAGGCAGGCTTTGATTGATTTTGAGCCCAGATTAGTCCCGGGAAGTGTAGAGGTTAAGCCCGTTAAATTTGATGAGCCGGACAGTCTTAGAGAAGTGCTTCTGGAAATATCAGCAAAGCTCAAAATGCCTGATGGATATGAATTTGTAAATCTGAAGGCCAGAGTGGAGCTTGAGACAGGGAAATATCAGGTGCAGAAAGGTATGTCTTGA